AAATTGCTCCATATTAGTATATAGAgaaatttttcattcttaatgGCCACGTTGTATGGACATGCCATGATGAGCTAACTGGTGTCCTATTTATGGTTGATGTTGGTGTTTGTGATTGATTTGGGCATATTTAAGTGGTTTTGACTGCAGTACTGGTTGCTTTTTTAGGCAGCGGAAGTCACTGTAAATGTCAACACTTAAATTTAAGGTTGAAAGATAATCGATTGATGTGTCATATTGAAAGGCATTGATAATTGTCATGTTTTCTTTCAAGGAAAAACAGtctagtttcatttgtgctacccacataatttatttacttgaagaaataagagttttaaggatcattttaaaaaatttacttttcatttgcaTATATGTCTCACATTTCagcttttagaaaagttttattcCAGAATATATAACTTCATTGTCTACAAAAGAATCAACACGCATTTTTATTTAGTCAGAGAATCCTGTTTTATTCTTCGTACCCGAGTATATTGCATATGTACgaatattttatttgctgtttgtATTTGTATATTCCATATACgaatgttttgttttcctgcatGCTTCGTTTATAACACTGGCAGTTTGTTACTTTAACTTTTACTCCCTCTGTTGGCACTCAGTGGTGTTACATCCTTTTTGGAGTGGTGTTAGGAGTGATGTTTAtgcttattttcatttagttcaaaagtTAGTAATGATATAAATATACTTATAAAATAGACTACATATGggcttgtttttaatttataaatgttttcagtGACTGTGAATGTCCTGGTTTTCATGAATGCTTGTTTTATCAGCATCTGAGCATAGGACCTGGGGGGGAAAACCCAggtaatataaaacatttatgtttATTGTAAGCAAAAAGTAGTCATGTCATGTTAGATCAGTGAAAGGATTTTTCAGATATCTTCAGTTGTTGTCTACCATTTAATGAACTATCAAGTAACTCAATGGAGTGAAGTgacagatgtctttttttttggattttttttttttttttggatttttagggctgcactcgcagcatatggaggttcccaggttaggggtccaatcagagctacagctgccaccctacaccacagccacagcaactcgggatacctgacccactgagcgaggccagggattgaacccgcatcctcatggatactagtcggattttttcTGATTTGCCGTAACGGGAACTCTTGTGACTGAGATGTTTTATTGCACCCACATAACATATGGTCTAGCTTAATGTTTGTGTCATTCTGAGATCTATGGGACATTACGATAATGGCCGCCTTTAACATCATTTGTTCAGGATGAGATATTTACTTGCCTTGCACATTCTTATCATCCTCTTAAAAGCACCAGTTTATGAAGTTTGCACTGTATAGATAACAACTCTTGTGCTTAAAGATTATGTCCTGTTTCTCGATGATTAAGTGGAGTTGTAGCACACACAGTGGGGGAAGGATATTATGTTCTGAAGTTAGCATAGGTGGTGGGGAATGTGTGTagagtgttttcttttaaacCCCTTAAGTCAGTCATAGAATAGAGTACTAGGTGTTCTGGATTCACAAAATAGTTAATTTGTATTTAGTGGCTGTCGTTTATGAAACACGTTTATGAAACAAAACATAGGTTTAAACACTAGACTCATTCAGCATGATGAGAGGTTTGTGGGAACTAGGAAGAACTGAGGAAATAGCAGATTCAggtctttcatattttcttcttctttttttttagtggttgcactcgaagcatgtggaagtcctgggccagggattaatctCACCTGTGGCTGTGACCCTACGCTGAAGCTGCGGCAATGCccaatcttttaacccactgcaccaggctggggattgaacccatgcccctgcagtgacctgagctgagctgctgctgttcagattcttaacacactgtgccacagtgggaacacctcaGGTTTTTCATCTTAATGCTTCTCTGGAGCAGGTCCTATTGAGAGGAATGGCGGAGAAGTTTTACGCATATAATTACTTTTGTTGCTCACTTGCCAAATGCAtgtaattgattaaaaaaattttttattatagttgatttataatgttctgtcaatccctgctatatagcaaagtgactcagttatacatgtatatctatatgcattcttttttcagattttttttttcctttaacctaAGTGTACATTTGATGTCACTCCACTGAAACTCACTCCTTCACTTCCTTTCTTTGGGGATTTGAATGTAAAAGTTACCATTCCAGTTAActtgttatagattaatttttttgaagctttcttttttgtttatatttaaaacatattaactGTATCAAAGTTTTGAGGATTCCTCTCTTGAACACTAAagttttgttaaaattaaaaaaaaatttttttttttatttttttgctttttagggcctcacctgcagcatatggagatgcccagggtaggagtcgaattggagccagagctgctggcctacagcacggcaatgccagatccaagccttgtctgcaacccacaccacagttcatggcaacgccagatcctgaacccactgagtgaggccagggattgaacccacaacctcatggttcctagttggattcgttttcgctgtgccacaaccaGGAACTGCAAAAACTatgttaagctttttttttttttctttttttcttttttgactgccccatggcatatggagttcccaggctagggatcagacccgtTAACCACtgtgaggatcaaacctgcatcccagtgctgcagaagCACCACAGATCTAGTAGCACCACAAAAAGAACtcctaaataaagttttaaagttgAAAATCCTTGTCTGGTTGCTTAGTTGCATGCTGGCCTTCCAAGTCCAGTATTAGCAGTTAATATTGTACCATTTTTAGTACTTCTGTATGCCAGTATTTTGGTTGTCTTAAGTCTTTTGAATTTGATTGCTGTTCAAGTAGATAGtagatgcatatattttaaaggctTGTATGATGGTAACTTTTGCTACTCAGAAAGATAGGCATGTtgtattgattaaaaaaatctgccatttctgtttattgatttttgtgtgtgtgtgtgtgtgtttttgtacaGGTTGGTTTCCTGTTGCATCATTGATATAGCTTCCTAGACTCTGCTCCATGATTTAAGTCAAAAGTCTGAAATGAAGATGGAGGAGGCAGTGGGAAAAGTTGAAGAACTCATTGAGTCTGAAGTCCCACCCAAAACTTCTCAACAGGAGACATCTAAGGAGGAAGATGGATCTGTAGAACTGGAATCTCAAGTTCAGAAAGATAGTGTGGTGGATTCTGCAGTGCTTTCTTCAATGCCCTGCTTGTTGATGGAACTGAGAAGGGACTCTTCTGAGTCTCAGTTAGCATCCACAGAGAGTGACAAGCCAACAACTGGCCGAGTTTATGAGAGTGACTCCTCTAACCACTGCATGCTTTCCCCTTCCTCTAGTGGTCACCTGGCCGATTCAGATACATTGTCTTCTGCAGAGGAGAATGAACCCTCCCAGGCAGAAACAGCGGTGGAAGGAGACCCTTCCGGAGTGTCTGGTGCCACAGTTGGGCGCAAGTCTCGCCGGTCCCGATCTGAAAGTGAAACATCCACCATGGCTGCCAAGAAAAACCGGCAATCCAGTGATAAACAGAATGGCCGAGTTGCCAAGGTTAAAGGTCATCGGAGCCAAAAGCACAAGGAGAGAATCAGGCTACTGAGGCA
The nucleotide sequence above comes from Phacochoerus africanus isolate WHEZ1 chromosome 2, ROS_Pafr_v1, whole genome shotgun sequence. Encoded proteins:
- the ARK2N gene encoding protein C18orf25 homolog isoform X3 — encoded protein: MKMEEAVGKVEELIESEVPPKTSQQETSKEEDGSVELESQVQKDSVVDSAVLSSMPCLLMELRRDSSESQLASTESDKPTTGRVYESDSSNHCMLSPSSSGHLADSDTLSSAEENEPSQAETAVEGDPSGVSGATVGRKSRRSRSESETSTMAAKKNRQSSDKQNGRVAKVKGHRSQKHKERIRLLRQKREAAARKKYNLLQDSSTSDSDLTCDSSTSSSDDDEEVSGSSKTITAEIPGHLDPGFLASDKTPAGNAPLNEEINIASSDSEVEIVGVQEHARCVHPRGGVIQSVSSWKHGSGTQYVSTRQTQSWTAVTPQQTWASPAEVVDLTLDEDSRRKYLL
- the ARK2N gene encoding protein C18orf25 homolog isoform X2; the protein is MKMEEAVGKVEELIESEVPPKTSQQETSKEEDGSVELESQVQKDSVVDSAVLSSMPCLLMELRRDSSESQLASTESDKPTTGRVYESDSSNHCMLSPSSSGHLADSDTLSSAEENEPSQAETAVEGDPSGVSGATVGRKSRRSRSESETSTMAAKKNRQSSDKQNGRVAKVKGHRSQKHKERIRLLRQKREAAARKKYNLLQDSSTSDSDLTCDSSTSSSDDDEEVSGSSKTITAEIPDGPPVVAHYDLSDTSSEPEVVNVDNLLAAAVVQEHSNSVGGQDTGATWRTSGLLEELNAEAGHLDPGFLASDKTPAGNAPLNEEINIASSDSEVEIVGVQEHARSRVAVMKY